In the genome of Fulvivirga maritima, one region contains:
- a CDS encoding lysylphosphatidylglycerol synthase transmembrane domain-containing protein, with amino-acid sequence MLKILISGLAIYITIKKIDVKEAINVITHCNIYWLLIAVLLFNVSQWISAVRLKNLLEELSIQASYWFHIKLFYFGMLYNIILPGGIGGDAYKVILLKGQFNKRGRDILKALFLDRLSGLAGLLFLALILALIINMPWNENFNTLTLLSSILIYPGYFLVNKFIFPSFTKSFLSVNILGILMQGTQVICAYFILLSLGAEANYLSYLLVFLVSSIATIIPVTLGGLGMRELVFLYAADFLVFDKETAIALSLLFFLITVASSLLGLFVNPKLKESTAPELSTSPEY; translated from the coding sequence TTGCTTAAAATATTAATTAGCGGATTAGCCATTTACATCACTATAAAGAAAATTGATGTGAAAGAGGCAATTAACGTTATTACCCATTGCAATATTTACTGGCTTCTAATAGCGGTTTTATTATTCAACGTATCCCAATGGATAAGTGCTGTCAGGCTCAAAAACCTATTAGAAGAGCTTAGCATTCAAGCCTCATATTGGTTTCACATCAAGCTATTTTATTTTGGAATGCTTTATAATATAATATTACCTGGAGGTATAGGTGGAGATGCCTACAAAGTGATTTTACTAAAAGGCCAATTTAATAAAAGAGGAAGAGATATACTGAAAGCGTTATTTCTTGACCGACTCAGCGGATTGGCCGGCCTACTATTCCTTGCACTAATATTGGCATTGATCATTAACATGCCGTGGAATGAAAATTTCAACACCCTGACCTTGCTATCATCAATTTTAATATACCCAGGCTACTTTTTAGTCAATAAATTTATCTTCCCTTCCTTCACCAAAAGCTTTCTATCGGTAAACATTTTGGGAATACTTATGCAAGGCACCCAAGTTATCTGTGCTTACTTTATACTGCTAAGTCTGGGTGCTGAAGCCAACTACTTAAGTTATCTGCTGGTGTTTTTGGTATCTTCTATAGCTACCATTATCCCAGTGACTTTAGGAGGTCTCGGTATGAGAGAGCTGGTATTTTTATATGCAGCTGATTTTTTAGTCTTTGATAAAGAAACGGCTATTGCTCTTTCACTGCTTTTCTTCCTGATTACTGTGGCATCATCATTACTTGGACTTTTTGTTAATCCTAAGTTAAAAGAGAGCACCGCCCCTGAGCTCAGTACTTCTCCAGAATATTAA
- a CDS encoding nuclear transport factor 2 family protein, translated as MLALCCVLISLHSYAQNTDKTEQEAKAVRKVIDTLFEGMEKGDSDLVRSAFSEQAEMYSVFTDRSGKPVLHQGTLIEFLKSVGTPHDVEWNEEIWNVEIRIDGHLAQVWAEYAFYADDKFSHCGVDAFHLFKSEAGWKIFHITDTRNWQNCDVPEEIQRKY; from the coding sequence ATGCTAGCATTATGTTGTGTACTGATAAGCTTGCACAGCTATGCGCAGAATACTGATAAAACCGAACAGGAGGCTAAGGCCGTGAGAAAAGTAATTGATACACTTTTTGAAGGCATGGAGAAAGGGGATAGTGATTTGGTTCGTTCAGCTTTTTCGGAGCAGGCTGAGATGTACTCCGTGTTTACTGATCGTTCTGGTAAGCCAGTTTTACATCAGGGGACGTTAATCGAATTTCTAAAAAGTGTGGGTACTCCGCATGATGTAGAGTGGAATGAAGAAATTTGGAATGTTGAAATTCGTATTGATGGGCATTTGGCTCAGGTATGGGCGGAGTATGCTTTTTATGCAGATGATAAGTTTAGCCACTGCGGAGTAGATGCCTTCCATCTGTTTAAAAGTGAAGCCGGCTGGAAAATTTTTCATATCACCGATACCAGAAACTGGCAGAACTGTGACGTGCCTGAAGAGATACAGCGTAAATATTAA
- a CDS encoding tetratricopeptide repeat protein has translation MNRYTIIFFVFFTIAFACNGQYLDSLEKELKTATNEEKVDILNKLFVVHHQLNPKPALEYASQALDLASSIDYKKGKAAALNNLGVIYKNQGVYNRALEYYKTSLKLSEEINDKRAIASTTNNLGAIYSLKGDHEMALTYFTTSIELFTELDDQKQIIGALNNLGNAYNDDGKKIKALQYFNESIELAEQLGITSRTPEPLNNIGNIYFYNKDFEKALEYYERSYEAETKSDNILGQAQALSNIAATYYETQQLPKAKTYYQQAEQLADSISAYMVLVVTYDGLSKIYAQQEKYKEAYEARLNYDQTQEIIYTQEKGKNSSQLEIATELQQKEKELEVLKKQNRIKQLQIEKSRIVIILSIMGVIMILGAIFILIKAKKVKFKF, from the coding sequence ATGAACCGATACACCATCATATTTTTCGTATTTTTTACTATTGCATTCGCCTGCAACGGCCAATACCTGGATAGCCTAGAAAAAGAACTAAAAACAGCGACTAACGAAGAAAAGGTAGATATTCTCAATAAGCTTTTTGTAGTGCATCATCAGCTTAACCCTAAACCGGCCTTAGAATATGCCTCCCAGGCACTGGACTTAGCCTCCTCCATTGACTACAAGAAAGGTAAAGCCGCTGCACTCAATAATCTGGGGGTTATTTATAAAAATCAGGGAGTTTATAACAGAGCCCTTGAGTACTATAAAACCTCATTAAAGCTAAGTGAAGAAATAAATGATAAAAGAGCCATAGCCTCCACTACTAATAATTTAGGGGCTATCTACTCCCTTAAGGGTGATCATGAAATGGCCTTAACTTATTTCACTACCTCCATTGAACTGTTCACTGAACTTGATGACCAAAAACAGATCATAGGTGCCTTAAACAATCTGGGCAATGCCTATAATGACGATGGTAAGAAGATAAAGGCACTTCAATATTTTAACGAATCTATTGAGCTCGCTGAGCAACTCGGCATTACCAGTAGAACACCGGAGCCTCTCAATAATATTGGTAATATTTACTTTTACAACAAAGATTTTGAAAAAGCCCTGGAATATTATGAACGCTCCTATGAAGCAGAAACCAAGTCTGATAATATTTTAGGACAAGCGCAGGCACTCTCTAATATCGCCGCCACATACTACGAAACTCAACAGCTACCTAAGGCCAAAACTTATTACCAGCAGGCAGAGCAATTAGCCGACTCTATCAGTGCTTATATGGTGTTAGTAGTCACTTATGATGGGCTATCTAAAATTTATGCCCAACAAGAAAAGTACAAAGAGGCCTATGAAGCCAGGCTTAATTATGATCAAACCCAAGAGATCATTTACACTCAGGAGAAAGGCAAAAACAGCTCTCAATTAGAAATAGCTACAGAACTACAACAAAAAGAGAAGGAACTAGAAGTCCTGAAAAAACAAAACCGTATTAAACAGCTGCAAATAGAAAAAAGCAGGATTGTGATTATACTGAGTATAATGGGAGTGATTATGATTTTAGGAGCGATCTTTATTCTTATTAAAGCGAAAAAAGTAAAGTTTAAATTTTAA
- a CDS encoding arsenate reductase family protein — protein sequence MKKVYYLSTCDTCKRIIKELEIGEEFEYQDIKTDKITAEQLEEMKKLAGSYEALFSRVARKYKELGLKEKQLSEEDYKNYILEEYTFLKRPVFVIDGEIFIGNSKKNVEAVKNKLS from the coding sequence ATGAAAAAGGTTTATTATCTTTCTACTTGTGATACCTGCAAGCGCATCATTAAAGAACTGGAAATAGGTGAAGAGTTTGAATATCAGGATATAAAAACAGATAAAATCACAGCAGAGCAGCTGGAAGAAATGAAAAAACTGGCAGGAAGCTATGAAGCCTTGTTCAGCCGCGTAGCCCGAAAATATAAAGAGCTGGGATTAAAAGAAAAGCAGCTGTCTGAAGAGGATTATAAAAATTATATTTTAGAAGAGTACACTTTCCTCAAAAGGCCTGTTTTTGTGATAGACGGGGAGATCTTTATCGGTAATTCTAAAAAGAATGTGGAGGCTGTGAAGAATAAGCTTTCATAA
- a CDS encoding ParA family protein — MTKVISFVSRKGGTGKTTNAINLATMLNNLGHSVALIETDTNYTLSTLRKMEVYKSGAKANSIFEILGSKDDKIADEIIALKAKNRYDYIIVDSAGKPTDEGIKKLCLQSDAVVVPTSLTQNDLLVTYQTITDLSPAKDLNDNLKIMVLPNRIHSMTKNKTIQEAMGNLDATILDVSVPQKNLYVNFSTILAEKEYLNIAQAIIKEL; from the coding sequence ATGACTAAGGTAATATCATTTGTAAGCAGAAAAGGGGGCACCGGTAAAACAACCAATGCCATCAACCTGGCTACCATGCTCAATAATCTGGGACACAGCGTAGCTCTTATTGAAACAGACACCAACTATACGCTTAGCACACTACGCAAGATGGAGGTGTACAAGTCTGGTGCTAAAGCCAACTCAATTTTTGAAATACTCGGCTCTAAAGATGATAAAATTGCTGATGAGATTATAGCGCTCAAGGCCAAGAACCGTTATGACTATATAATAGTAGACAGCGCCGGAAAACCTACTGACGAAGGCATAAAAAAACTGTGTCTGCAAAGTGATGCTGTGGTAGTGCCTACCAGTCTTACCCAAAACGACCTGCTGGTAACTTACCAGACCATTACGGATCTCTCTCCGGCTAAAGACCTGAACGATAATTTAAAAATCATGGTTTTACCGAATAGGATCCATAGCATGACTAAAAACAAAACAATTCAGGAGGCAATGGGTAACCTTGATGCCACTATTCTGGATGTATCAGTACCACAAAAGAATTTATATGTTAACTTCAGCACTATATTGGCTGAAAAAGAATATTTGAACATTGCTCAGGCAATTATAAAAGAACTATAA
- a CDS encoding cystathionine gamma-synthase has product MKFGTKAIHAGVEPDPSTGAIMTPIFQTSTYVQASPGDHKGYEYSRTQNPTRDALQKSIAALENGNHGLCFSSGLAAIDAVIKLLQPGDEVIAANDLYGGTYRLFTKVFAKYGIKFHFVSLEKAEAVSDLINDNTKLIWVETPTNPMMNIIDIAAVSEIAKKHDLLLAVDNTFATPYLQNPMDMGADIVMHSVTKYLGGHSDVVMGALVVNDEKLKTDLAFIQNSCGATPGPQDCFLVLRGIKTLHIRMDRHCENGRKVAEFLKDHPKVENVYWPGLESHPNHDIAKKQMKDFGGMISFTLKGDNKAEAFRIMESFRFFSLAESLGGIESMVNHPATMTHASIPREERLKIGLLDSLIRLSVGIEDADDLIADLKAALA; this is encoded by the coding sequence ATGAAATTTGGAACTAAAGCTATACATGCAGGCGTAGAGCCCGATCCTTCTACCGGAGCTATCATGACGCCTATTTTTCAGACCTCCACTTATGTTCAGGCCTCACCAGGAGACCATAAAGGATATGAGTACTCCAGAACCCAAAACCCTACGCGTGATGCCCTTCAAAAAAGCATTGCCGCTCTGGAAAACGGAAATCACGGATTATGTTTTTCTTCTGGTCTGGCAGCCATTGATGCCGTTATAAAACTTCTTCAACCAGGAGATGAAGTAATAGCAGCTAATGATCTCTACGGTGGCACTTACCGTTTATTCACTAAAGTGTTTGCTAAATATGGCATTAAATTTCACTTTGTAAGCCTAGAAAAAGCAGAAGCTGTTTCTGACTTAATTAATGACAACACCAAACTCATATGGGTGGAAACTCCAACCAACCCTATGATGAATATCATCGATATAGCTGCCGTTTCTGAGATAGCTAAAAAGCACGATCTACTTTTAGCAGTAGATAATACTTTCGCTACTCCTTACTTGCAAAATCCTATGGACATGGGCGCTGATATAGTAATGCACTCCGTAACCAAGTACCTCGGTGGACACTCAGATGTGGTAATGGGCGCATTGGTAGTAAATGATGAAAAACTAAAAACTGACCTGGCGTTTATCCAAAACAGCTGCGGAGCCACTCCCGGCCCTCAAGATTGCTTTTTGGTACTGAGAGGTATAAAAACACTGCACATAAGAATGGATCGCCACTGTGAAAACGGCAGAAAGGTTGCTGAATTCTTAAAAGATCACCCTAAAGTAGAAAATGTTTACTGGCCAGGACTGGAATCTCACCCCAACCATGATATTGCTAAAAAGCAAATGAAAGACTTTGGCGGGATGATTTCATTCACCCTAAAAGGCGATAATAAAGCGGAGGCTTTTAGAATAATGGAAAGCTTTAGATTTTTCTCTTTAGCTGAATCTCTGGGAGGAATAGAGTCTATGGTAAACCACCCTGCTACTATGACTCATGCCAGCATACCTAGAGAAGAAAGACTTAAAATAGGTTTATTAGATTCTTTAATCAGGCTTAGCGTGGGCATAGAAGATGCTGATGATCTTATTGCTGACCTGAAAGCGGCTTTAGCTTAA
- a CDS encoding tetratricopeptide repeat-containing sensor histidine kinase encodes MRGLLIVFHFFFLISYSISAQDVDVIDSLRSTLSKELNDTAKVKTYNRLAWEYRKSFPDSSIYYCTQAINLVKVNDYDGQYNLANTYNYMGLAYVYKGNGIKAFDYYTLASEEALAHQDSTQYAHSLNSLGRLFMTRGDHARAYDYYVKSLNIFKRHSNERGLSYVYKSLSELYLQQENYEKALDMSLRALAIRNETGSAAGRISILLELASINQKMAKYDTAFEYYMQARREAYKLNDNINLVNINLGIASLYFNEHTYDSALGYANEALIHLGESGNESLKVRVDLLLGKIYYEENKLGSAKSLLESLLNKTRDINLEWEIQYYLSEICKKQGDVNCAFDHFQQYHRLKGKLNDVAVNNKIERIESRLELGERDAENELLKSQQMRDEALLEKHRYANVILIIVIGAALFLLLVLWYSGRKLKQVNESLLLKNNEIKTHQQQIKEKNDQIELQNQKLTEQNKNLLDLNNEKDTLMSIVAHDLKSPFSRIKGLAQVLSKSSVEAEQRHLLDLQKDVAESGLELISDLLEINAFERNGEKEELTKVDINAFLKEKYQSFLSDAEAKKVQLEVNEAREELIVETGKLHLSRILDNLISNAIKFSKPDSKVILGAVKEVDHFVISVKDFGQGFSETDKKNLYKKFVKLSARPTAGESSNGLGLAIVKNLVEKLGGSITLISEYRKGSEFILKFPTALSTSDDETAFY; translated from the coding sequence ATGAGAGGGCTTTTAATTGTATTTCATTTCTTTTTTTTAATAAGCTATTCTATAAGTGCACAAGATGTTGATGTTATAGATAGTCTTCGTAGTACTCTTTCAAAAGAGTTGAATGATACTGCTAAGGTTAAAACCTATAACCGGCTGGCGTGGGAGTATCGTAAGTCTTTTCCTGATAGCTCTATCTATTATTGTACTCAGGCCATTAATCTGGTGAAAGTAAATGATTACGATGGACAGTACAATCTGGCTAATACTTATAATTATATGGGGCTAGCTTATGTTTATAAGGGAAACGGCATCAAAGCCTTTGATTATTATACTTTGGCCTCAGAGGAGGCTTTGGCTCATCAAGATTCTACGCAATATGCTCATTCCTTGAATAGTCTTGGGCGCCTTTTTATGACCAGGGGAGATCATGCAAGAGCTTATGATTATTATGTAAAGTCCTTAAATATATTCAAAAGGCATAGTAATGAACGAGGACTCAGCTATGTTTATAAGAGCCTCTCTGAGCTATACCTTCAACAAGAGAATTATGAAAAGGCCCTTGATATGTCATTACGTGCTTTGGCTATCAGGAATGAAACTGGTAGTGCGGCTGGTCGTATTTCTATCTTGCTAGAGTTGGCTTCGATAAATCAGAAAATGGCCAAATATGATACTGCATTTGAATATTATATGCAGGCTCGTCGGGAGGCTTACAAGCTGAATGATAATATCAACCTGGTTAATATAAACTTAGGAATAGCCAGCCTATACTTTAATGAACATACTTATGATAGTGCTCTGGGCTATGCTAATGAAGCGCTGATCCATTTGGGAGAGTCTGGTAATGAAAGTTTAAAAGTGAGGGTAGACCTGCTATTGGGTAAGATTTATTATGAAGAAAATAAATTGGGATCAGCGAAGTCATTACTGGAAAGTTTACTGAATAAAACCAGAGATATTAACCTGGAGTGGGAAATTCAGTATTACTTGTCAGAGATATGTAAAAAGCAGGGAGATGTTAATTGTGCCTTTGATCATTTTCAGCAATATCATCGGTTAAAAGGAAAGCTGAATGATGTAGCTGTTAATAATAAGATTGAACGCATAGAATCCAGGCTGGAGCTAGGCGAAAGGGATGCGGAAAATGAATTGTTAAAATCTCAGCAAATGCGAGATGAAGCCCTTTTGGAAAAGCATCGATATGCCAATGTTATCCTTATAATAGTGATAGGGGCTGCGCTATTTCTTTTGCTGGTATTATGGTATTCTGGTAGAAAGCTTAAGCAGGTGAACGAAAGCCTGCTGTTGAAAAACAATGAAATTAAAACTCATCAGCAACAGATAAAGGAAAAGAATGACCAGATAGAGCTGCAGAATCAGAAGCTGACAGAGCAAAATAAAAACTTGTTGGACCTGAATAATGAAAAGGATACTTTAATGAGCATAGTGGCACATGACCTTAAGTCTCCTTTTAGCAGAATAAAAGGGTTAGCGCAGGTGCTAAGTAAAAGTTCTGTAGAGGCAGAGCAGAGGCATTTGCTAGACCTGCAAAAAGATGTGGCAGAGTCTGGTCTGGAGCTAATCAGCGATCTTTTGGAAATAAATGCTTTTGAAAGAAATGGAGAAAAAGAAGAGCTGACTAAAGTAGATATCAATGCCTTTTTGAAAGAAAAGTATCAGAGTTTTTTATCAGATGCCGAAGCTAAAAAAGTACAGCTAGAGGTGAACGAAGCAAGAGAGGAGCTAATAGTGGAAACAGGTAAGTTGCACCTTTCTCGTATTTTAGATAACCTTATTTCTAATGCTATTAAGTTTTCTAAGCCAGATAGTAAAGTAATACTAGGCGCAGTGAAAGAGGTAGATCACTTTGTAATATCTGTAAAGGATTTTGGTCAGGGTTTTAGTGAGACGGATAAGAAAAATTTATATAAGAAATTCGTAAAACTCAGCGCCAGACCTACTGCAGGAGAGAGTTCTAATGGCTTGGGCTTAGCTATAGTAAAGAACCTGGTGGAGAAGTTAGGAGGATCGATAACACTCATTTCGGAATATAGAAAAGGCAGTGAGTTTATTTTAAAATTCCCCACTGCCTTAAGTACTTCTGATGATGAAACGGCCTTTTATTAA
- a CDS encoding HSP90 family protein, producing the protein MESIFQVNLSGLLKVLSDNLYSHKEVFIRELLQNAVDAISARKKEDTFNEFIEVELFHRDDEQVLKVKDNGIGLTQEEVTEFLSRIGSSSKSQDALRRRSEDFIGQFGIGLLSCFMVTDEINVITKSLKAEEVVVWNGRVDGTYSTEVSPASQEVGTTVTLKIKEELKMHPEQLVGLLKLYGEFLGIPIEVFIDGEKRETIINYFPWSNGRAQGDTILNFGREVFNENFSNYIPLTDSTGKTRGIGYVFPRPTGVATAQHNHVYIKNMLISTDNKDLLPEWAFFVKAVVNSSNLAPTASREDLYKDKAFYEVQEELGASIIEYLIGLSQTSPKSLENIISIHNQALKSTALNNVDFFNFIANWFIFPTSEGPLSLEQIKKRGKTITYVPDIDDFRQIVPIARAQNRLIINAGYIYDADILLLASRQDSDHVYQRIDTEHFGNILMPLDIEVYDQTQERLMRLQDYLLNYDCELEIKQFEPDNIPAIYNLSNKKLMDRDVGRIQEESNDLWAGITGAVYEPSASFNSKLYLNYNNPIVKKLLEKAHEGMEEALIQSLYFNAMLMGHYPLNQEELEGMNKNLMYILNKTY; encoded by the coding sequence ATGGAATCAATATTTCAAGTGAATTTATCAGGACTGCTCAAAGTGCTTTCTGATAACCTATACTCTCATAAAGAAGTTTTTATACGAGAACTGCTACAAAATGCAGTAGACGCCATTAGTGCGAGGAAAAAGGAAGATACTTTTAATGAATTTATAGAGGTAGAACTGTTTCATAGAGATGATGAGCAGGTGCTAAAAGTAAAGGATAATGGTATTGGCCTTACTCAAGAGGAGGTTACAGAATTCTTATCAAGGATAGGTTCAAGCTCCAAAAGTCAAGATGCTTTACGCAGAAGGTCAGAAGATTTTATAGGGCAGTTTGGTATTGGTTTGCTATCCTGTTTTATGGTTACCGATGAGATTAATGTAATTACTAAATCTTTAAAGGCGGAAGAAGTAGTTGTTTGGAATGGCCGTGTAGATGGAACGTACAGCACTGAAGTAAGTCCGGCCTCTCAGGAAGTGGGTACTACTGTAACTTTGAAAATTAAGGAAGAGCTAAAAATGCATCCTGAGCAGTTGGTAGGTTTATTGAAGCTATATGGTGAGTTTTTAGGAATTCCTATAGAGGTTTTTATTGATGGAGAGAAGAGAGAAACGATTATTAACTATTTCCCGTGGAGCAATGGCCGAGCACAGGGTGATACAATTTTGAATTTTGGAAGAGAAGTGTTTAATGAAAACTTTTCTAATTACATCCCTTTAACTGATTCCACAGGCAAAACGAGAGGTATCGGCTATGTTTTTCCGAGGCCTACAGGTGTGGCCACAGCTCAGCATAATCATGTATATATAAAAAATATGCTCATTTCTACAGATAATAAAGATCTGCTACCAGAATGGGCCTTTTTTGTGAAAGCAGTGGTTAATTCTTCTAACCTGGCACCTACGGCATCAAGAGAAGACTTGTATAAAGACAAAGCTTTTTATGAGGTACAAGAAGAGTTAGGAGCTTCAATTATAGAATATTTAATAGGCCTTAGTCAAACCTCTCCTAAGTCGCTGGAAAATATTATTTCTATTCATAATCAGGCGCTAAAGAGCACTGCGCTTAATAATGTTGATTTCTTTAATTTCATAGCCAACTGGTTTATCTTCCCTACCTCAGAAGGGCCGCTTAGCTTAGAGCAGATAAAGAAAAGAGGAAAAACAATTACCTATGTGCCTGATATAGATGATTTCAGACAGATAGTGCCTATTGCACGGGCTCAAAATAGGTTAATAATTAATGCCGGCTATATTTATGATGCCGATATTTTACTTCTAGCCAGTAGGCAAGATAGTGATCATGTTTATCAAAGAATTGATACAGAGCATTTTGGCAATATTTTAATGCCTCTGGATATTGAGGTATATGATCAAACTCAGGAGAGGCTCATGCGCCTTCAGGATTACCTGCTTAATTACGATTGCGAGCTTGAAATAAAACAGTTTGAACCGGATAATATACCAGCCATTTATAACCTCTCTAATAAAAAACTGATGGATAGAGATGTGGGTAGAATACAAGAAGAAAGTAATGATCTCTGGGCAGGTATAACAGGGGCTGTTTATGAACCATCAGCTTCATTTAACTCTAAATTGTATCTGAATTATAATAACCCTATAGTAAAAAAACTTTTAGAAAAGGCTCATGAAGGCATGGAGGAGGCGCTTATTCAGTCTCTTTATTTTAATGCTATGCTTATGGGGCATTACCCTCTAAACCAGGAGGAGCTGGAAGGAATGAATAAAAACCTGATGTATATTTTAAATAAAACCTATTAA